One genomic region from Branchiostoma lanceolatum isolate klBraLanc5 chromosome 7, klBraLanc5.hap2, whole genome shotgun sequence encodes:
- the LOC136438412 gene encoding borealin-like, with protein sequence MPKKRKTRQTTRAKPKLPEGDEGHDMDQEERERKKELFLQDFDVEAESKIKQSNELGEKICNLGRQQFRLEVMKLPKKIQNMTMAEFLAQGGSIEAIQLQSVTDTDAKECTSAEKTRMPLAAVSNNIAATETVEEDEKESKPKGRPSKRKVQYLYYHGMDFATV encoded by the exons ATGCCAAAAAAGAGGAAGACAAGGCAGACAACCCGGGCCAAACCCAAGCTGCCGGAAGGCGACGAAGGCCACGATATGGACCAAGAAGAAAGGGAACGCAAAAAGGAACTTTTCCTCCAGGACTTTGATGTGGAAG CTGAGTCAAAGATCAAGCAGTCGAATGAGCTGGGTGAGAAGATCTGTAATTTGGGAAGACAACAGTTCAGACTGGAGGTCATGAAACTACCCAAGAAAATCCAGAACATGACAATGGCTGAGTTCTTAG CCCAGGGTGGTAGTATTGAAGCCATACAGCTCCAGTCAGTGACAGACACAGATGCTAAAGAGTGCACATCTGCTGAAAAGACAAG GATGCCGCTGGCTGCAGTAAGCAACAATATAGCAGCAACGG AAACTGTTGAAGAGGATGAGAAGGAAAGTAAACCAAAGGGAAGGCCATCCAAAAGGAAGGTACAGTACTTGTACTACCATGGA ATGGATTTTGCTACAGTATAA